One Lacunisphaera limnophila DNA window includes the following coding sequences:
- a CDS encoding LTA synthase family protein codes for MIPPVQQGSARDSRGTRLLAHRFGGVLLFGLVFAGIALATRVALLVKAAPEVTWDASLLAAFAWGALFDVAAAGLVAAPMMVLLAVLPARWFERRWARGLAWVAGFAAVYLLLFTAVAEWTFWDEFGVRFNFIAVDYLVYTTEVIGNIRESYNLPVLLGAVAAGTVLVLGLAARSGGPQAWLGAAPVGAGRRWGLAAAGLAVVITLGAALQEDRLPAFRNNYNRELAKNGVWSLFAAFRNNVLDYEQFYRTRPERVAFDRLRRELVEDGSILLSPDESDTLRYVRNPGPAQRPNVIQITVESLSADFLGIFNPASALTPELDALAARSLVFENFYATGTRTDRGMEALTLSLPPTPGRSMVKRPRNEDMFTLGSVFRSQGYDTAFIYGGFGYFDNMNHYFGQNGYRVIDRNSVAPADVTFANVWGACDGDLFRWTLREADTSAASGRPFHHFVMTTSNHRPYTYPAGKIDLPSKVSGRAGAVKYTDQAIGEFLREAATKPWYKDTVFVIVADHCASSAGKTELPVENYHIPLIIFAPGGQIAPGRIKTLTSQMDYAPTLLGLLNWSYPSRFFGHDVRKIDPADAHALIGNYQKLGHLERGELIVLGPQHDAKTYRYDSHGGAQVPTAPSAYAEDEAISYYQSASILYRRGQYRSVKPDEQLRLAARLVPAARVAVQSPLSNP; via the coding sequence TTGATTCCCCCGGTTCAGCAAGGCTCCGCCCGGGATTCGCGCGGCACGCGCCTGCTGGCGCATCGTTTTGGCGGGGTGCTGCTTTTTGGATTGGTCTTCGCGGGGATCGCGCTCGCGACCCGGGTGGCCTTGCTGGTCAAGGCCGCGCCGGAGGTCACGTGGGATGCCAGTCTTCTGGCGGCCTTTGCCTGGGGTGCGCTGTTTGACGTGGCGGCGGCGGGGTTGGTGGCTGCGCCGATGATGGTGTTGCTCGCGGTGTTGCCGGCGCGCTGGTTCGAGCGGCGCTGGGCGCGCGGGCTGGCGTGGGTGGCCGGTTTTGCCGCGGTGTACCTGCTGCTGTTTACCGCCGTGGCGGAGTGGACCTTCTGGGATGAATTCGGGGTGCGGTTCAATTTCATTGCGGTCGATTATCTCGTCTACACGACGGAGGTCATCGGCAACATCCGCGAGTCCTACAACCTGCCGGTCCTACTGGGCGCGGTGGCGGCGGGCACGGTGCTGGTGCTCGGGCTCGCGGCGCGGTCGGGCGGGCCGCAGGCCTGGCTGGGGGCCGCACCCGTGGGCGCCGGTCGCCGCTGGGGCCTCGCCGCCGCGGGCCTCGCCGTCGTGATCACCCTGGGCGCCGCGCTGCAGGAGGACCGGCTCCCGGCGTTCCGCAACAACTACAACCGCGAGTTGGCCAAGAACGGCGTGTGGTCGCTCTTCGCCGCGTTTCGCAACAACGTGCTGGATTACGAGCAGTTCTACCGGACGCGGCCGGAGCGGGTCGCCTTCGACCGCCTGCGCCGCGAGCTGGTGGAGGACGGTTCGATCCTCCTGTCGCCCGACGAGTCCGACACGCTGCGTTATGTGCGCAACCCCGGTCCCGCGCAGCGGCCCAACGTGATCCAGATCACGGTCGAGAGCCTCAGTGCGGATTTTCTCGGGATCTTCAACCCGGCGTCCGCCCTCACGCCCGAGTTGGATGCCCTGGCCGCGCGCAGCCTGGTGTTCGAGAATTTCTACGCCACCGGCACACGCACGGACCGGGGCATGGAGGCGCTGACGCTCTCGCTGCCGCCCACGCCCGGGCGCTCGATGGTGAAGCGGCCCCGCAACGAGGACATGTTCACCCTCGGCTCGGTTTTTCGGTCGCAGGGTTACGACACCGCCTTCATTTACGGGGGCTTCGGCTACTTCGACAACATGAACCATTATTTCGGCCAGAACGGCTACCGGGTGATCGACCGGAACAGCGTGGCGCCAGCCGATGTGACCTTTGCCAATGTCTGGGGCGCCTGCGACGGGGATCTCTTCCGTTGGACGCTGCGGGAGGCGGACACCAGCGCCGCGAGCGGCCGGCCCTTCCATCACTTTGTCATGACCACGTCGAACCACCGGCCGTACACGTATCCGGCGGGGAAAATCGACCTGCCGTCCAAGGTCTCCGGCCGGGCGGGGGCGGTGAAATACACGGACCAGGCGATTGGGGAGTTTCTGCGGGAGGCGGCGACGAAACCGTGGTACAAGGACACGGTGTTCGTGATTGTGGCGGACCATTGTGCGTCGAGTGCGGGCAAGACGGAGCTGCCGGTGGAGAACTACCACATTCCGCTCATCATCTTCGCGCCCGGCGGCCAGATCGCGCCCGGCCGGATCAAGACGCTGACGAGCCAGATGGACTATGCGCCGACGTTGCTTGGTTTGCTCAATTGGAGCTATCCCTCGCGTTTCTTCGGCCATGACGTGCGGAAGATCGATCCGGCGGATGCGCACGCGCTGATCGGCAATTACCAGAAACTGGGCCACCTCGAGCGGGGCGAACTGATCGTGCTGGGCCCGCAGCATGATGCCAAAACCTACCGGTACGACAGCCACGGCGGCGCGCAGGTGCCGACCGCCCCGAGCGCGTATGCGGAGGACGAGGCGATCAGTTATTACCAATCCGCCAGCATCCTTTACCGTCGCGGCCAGTACCGGTCGGTGAAGCCGGATGAGCAATTGCGCCTGGCCGCGCGCCTGGTGCCCGCGGCCCGGGTCGCGGTGCAGTCCCCCCTTTCCAACCCATGA
- a CDS encoding LTA synthase family protein, translating to MSHTQPVAEPAAPAERPGPYGLVAPFVTTLALGLALTTAGRLALLALFRDRLGSPAEWPTLFAMGLRFDVLLLSYLLLPAWLLACLAPGRWESGLKAALRGYLLVLLGVMTLLECATWPSLTEYGSRPEALFLEYLKHGGQVAALIFSGFWRETLVATVAIFAVLWFAHRQLRRATARPWPHWRTKLVLFPVGLALLLLGARSSFSHRPANLSTAAFSQNHFHNELALNSTYTLLYAVYRRTHETDTAHDYGKLPLARIMELTRRGTTVPAAAYRPLPDGKEATLHRQEPRAVRAGPPPNVVVILLESLGAEYTGWLGGTRLTPNFDRLAGESLAFERLFSTGTRTARGIEAVVAGFFPTPARAVLKLGKAQRNFFTAADLFRREGYSTHFVYGGEANFDEMKAFFVGNGVERVWDQPVLQKPGQAVGVWGIHDEELFLEADALFRRQGDKPFFAVMLSTSNHSPYDYPDGKITPDPAFPAASPENAIKFTDYALGRFFEKARTAPYFQNTIFVVVADHGTRVSGDQLIPLYKFHIPALIYGPPDLVPRQKVRALASQVDLMPTVLGLTGRAWTHPMMGRDLLDPAAGDPADPRRGRALLQYETHFGYWKDEDIVILRPGLAPAQFRVETTEQTGRDRFQLKAETADPALVEEALAHSLLPGHLYGERLYRLE from the coding sequence ATGAGCCATACCCAACCTGTAGCCGAACCAGCAGCCCCGGCGGAACGTCCCGGACCTTACGGCCTGGTCGCGCCGTTTGTGACCACGCTGGCGCTCGGGCTGGCGCTCACCACGGCCGGACGCCTCGCGTTGCTGGCGTTGTTCCGGGACCGGCTGGGGTCGCCCGCGGAGTGGCCCACGCTCTTCGCGATGGGGCTGCGTTTCGACGTGTTGCTCCTGAGCTACCTGCTGCTACCGGCCTGGTTGCTGGCCTGCCTGGCGCCGGGCCGCTGGGAATCCGGACTGAAAGCGGCGTTACGGGGGTACCTGCTGGTGCTCCTCGGCGTCATGACCCTCCTCGAGTGCGCGACGTGGCCCTCGCTGACCGAGTATGGCAGCCGGCCCGAGGCCCTTTTCCTCGAGTACCTCAAGCATGGCGGGCAGGTGGCGGCGCTGATCTTCTCGGGTTTTTGGCGCGAGACACTGGTGGCCACGGTGGCGATCTTCGCCGTGCTGTGGTTCGCCCACCGGCAACTCCGCCGGGCGACGGCCCGGCCCTGGCCGCACTGGCGGACGAAACTGGTGCTCTTCCCGGTGGGGCTGGCGCTGCTGCTGCTCGGCGCGCGTTCCAGCTTCAGCCACCGGCCGGCCAATCTCAGCACGGCGGCTTTTTCGCAGAATCATTTTCACAACGAGCTCGCGCTCAATTCCACCTACACGCTGCTGTATGCGGTCTACCGGCGCACGCACGAGACGGACACGGCGCACGACTACGGAAAGCTGCCGCTGGCCCGGATCATGGAACTTACCCGGCGGGGCACGACGGTCCCGGCGGCCGCGTACCGGCCCCTGCCGGACGGCAAGGAGGCGACCCTGCACCGTCAGGAACCGCGCGCGGTGCGCGCGGGCCCGCCGCCGAACGTCGTCGTCATCCTCCTCGAGAGCCTCGGGGCCGAATACACGGGCTGGCTGGGGGGCACCCGCCTGACGCCGAATTTCGACCGGCTCGCCGGAGAGAGCCTGGCCTTTGAGCGCCTTTTCTCGACCGGCACGCGGACGGCGCGCGGCATCGAGGCGGTGGTGGCCGGATTCTTCCCCACGCCCGCGCGCGCGGTGCTGAAGCTGGGCAAGGCCCAGCGCAATTTCTTCACGGCGGCGGACCTGTTCCGCCGGGAGGGCTACAGCACGCATTTCGTGTATGGCGGCGAGGCCAACTTCGATGAGATGAAAGCCTTCTTTGTCGGCAACGGCGTGGAGCGGGTGTGGGACCAGCCGGTGTTGCAGAAACCCGGCCAGGCGGTCGGCGTGTGGGGCATCCACGATGAGGAACTCTTCCTCGAGGCCGACGCCCTGTTTCGGCGGCAGGGCGACAAGCCGTTCTTCGCGGTGATGCTTTCGACCTCCAACCACTCGCCGTACGACTATCCGGACGGGAAGATCACGCCGGACCCGGCGTTTCCGGCGGCGTCGCCGGAAAACGCGATCAAGTTCACGGATTATGCGCTCGGCCGTTTTTTTGAAAAGGCCCGGACGGCGCCGTACTTCCAGAACACTATTTTCGTGGTGGTGGCGGACCACGGCACGCGGGTGAGTGGCGACCAGCTGATCCCGTTGTACAAGTTTCATATCCCGGCGTTGATCTACGGCCCGCCGGACCTGGTGCCGCGCCAAAAGGTCCGCGCACTGGCCTCGCAGGTGGACCTGATGCCGACGGTGCTCGGGCTGACCGGGCGGGCGTGGACGCACCCGATGATGGGCCGCGACCTGCTCGATCCGGCGGCGGGTGATCCGGCCGATCCGCGGCGCGGCCGGGCGCTGCTGCAGTATGAGACGCACTTTGGCTACTGGAAGGATGAGGACATCGTGATCCTCCGCCCGGGGCTGGCCCCGGCGCAGTTCCGGGTCGAGACGACGGAGCAGACCGGGCGCGACCGGTTCCAACTCAAGGCCGAGACGGCCGATCCCGCTTTGGTCGAGGAGGCGCTGGCGCACAGTCTCCTGCCCGGCCACCTCTACGGTGAGCGCCTTTACCGGCTCGAGTGA
- a CDS encoding transporter, translating into MILSAALWLQAAPAFAQSGIEDDEMKIRGVFNSSLPGTQRKNSLRLSFHPRVGDVLKRDHVRVPLGLRYGLAEDWEITGSIEGYFSHGLRDAAWFDRSGLSKVGLGTKYRLGQLGNSAWDTAVGLDFSTPIGTPPMEITDGLRHYSPYVAFSRRLEGDRRWRIFGNVGADLVSTTDIPGQLDKNELGADSLSLTAGAVFDRGPWHYTLEAELTSTRPFGGPAEEVFAVRPGVLWEVPERFTGRVGGKWVVGVGLRTSFGPDGTDVGGSAKVRVNFDFKRWWKGKFGR; encoded by the coding sequence GTGATCCTCAGCGCGGCCCTCTGGCTGCAAGCCGCACCCGCTTTCGCGCAGTCGGGCATCGAGGACGACGAAATGAAGATCCGCGGCGTGTTCAATTCCAGCCTGCCCGGCACGCAGCGGAAAAACAGCCTCCGGCTTTCCTTTCATCCGCGGGTGGGCGACGTGTTGAAGCGCGACCATGTGCGCGTGCCGCTGGGCCTGCGTTACGGCCTGGCCGAGGACTGGGAGATCACGGGCTCGATCGAGGGTTATTTTTCCCACGGGTTGCGGGATGCGGCCTGGTTCGACCGGAGCGGCCTGTCGAAGGTGGGGCTGGGCACCAAGTACCGCCTCGGCCAACTCGGGAACAGTGCCTGGGACACGGCGGTGGGCCTGGATTTCAGCACGCCGATCGGGACGCCTCCGATGGAGATCACCGACGGCTTGAGGCACTACAGTCCCTACGTCGCGTTTTCCCGGCGCCTCGAGGGGGACCGGCGCTGGCGGATTTTTGGCAACGTGGGGGCCGACCTCGTCTCGACGACGGACATCCCGGGCCAGTTGGATAAAAATGAGCTCGGAGCGGACTCGCTGTCGCTGACGGCGGGCGCGGTGTTTGACCGCGGCCCGTGGCATTACACGCTGGAGGCGGAGCTGACCAGCACGCGGCCCTTTGGCGGGCCGGCGGAGGAAGTGTTTGCGGTGCGACCGGGCGTGTTGTGGGAAGTGCCCGAGCGTTTCACCGGCCGGGTGGGCGGGAAGTGGGTGGTGGGCGTGGGCCTGCGCACGAGCTTCGGGCCGGACGGCACCGACGTGGGGGGCAGCGCGAAGGTGCGGGTGAATTTTGATTTCAAGCGCTGGTGGAAGGGGAAGTTCGGCCGATGA
- a CDS encoding phosphatase PAP2 family protein, which produces MAGLLLAVFLVVAEATALDLWVQDRCYDFAQGRWMVDATEPLGRLFFYDGPKVIIILTAVVLLGLLLGPVRWRDRWGFGRRELGVAVLTLVTLPVLASVGKGTTNTFTPAEIRRYGGDVPYVKVFEAYPADDRPAKRGRAFPAGHASGGFALIGLAVLGRTRAWWWGGIALSWAAGWWMGGYQILKGAHYLSHTVTTMLLAWMVVGFWGWVLRERTAKARTSQGF; this is translated from the coding sequence TTGGCCGGGCTGCTCCTGGCGGTTTTTCTGGTGGTGGCGGAGGCGACCGCGCTCGACCTCTGGGTGCAGGACCGGTGCTATGACTTTGCGCAGGGCCGCTGGATGGTGGATGCAACGGAGCCGTTGGGCCGGTTGTTTTTCTATGATGGGCCGAAGGTTATCATTATACTGACGGCGGTCGTCCTACTGGGCCTGCTGCTGGGCCCAGTCCGCTGGCGGGACCGGTGGGGCTTCGGTCGGCGCGAACTCGGCGTCGCGGTGCTGACGCTGGTCACCCTCCCGGTGCTGGCCAGTGTGGGCAAGGGCACGACGAATACCTTCACCCCCGCCGAGATCCGGCGCTACGGGGGCGACGTACCTTACGTGAAAGTGTTTGAGGCCTATCCGGCGGACGACCGGCCAGCGAAGCGGGGCCGGGCTTTTCCCGCCGGGCACGCCAGCGGGGGGTTTGCGCTGATCGGCCTGGCGGTGCTGGGCCGCACGCGGGCGTGGTGGTGGGGCGGGATCGCGCTGAGTTGGGCCGCCGGTTGGTGGATGGGTGGATATCAGATACTGAAAGGCGCGCATTACCTCAGCCACACGGTCACGACGATGCTGCTCGCGTGGATGGTGGTGGGGTTCTGGGGCTGGGTGCTGCGAGAGCGAACAGCGAAGGCCAGGACCAGTCAGGGATTCTGA
- a CDS encoding PA0069 family radical SAM protein: MPPPAVPRPTPGRGTTLNPANRFERLTVEPDPDYAEYDEHGVPVERPHPRTQFYVDASESILVRHDSPDLGPGWGLNPYRGCEHGCAYCFARPFHDYLGWNSGVDFETKILVKPRAPDLLRAALSARSWHPEPISLSGITDCYQPAERKFQLTRRCLEVMTEFRQPVGIITKNFLVTRDIDLLAGLAAHDGAAVYVTLTTLDADLSGRLEPRAARPDHRLRAIRLLTDAGIPVGVMVAPVIPGLTEHEIPAILDAVAAAGARRAAYILLRLPHTVKDVFLAWLDTHAPAKKDRVLARLRDLHGGQLYDATFGTRLRGTGIFAEQTEQLFTVSARRAGLNRADFNLSTAAFRRPGGTQLDLL, translated from the coding sequence ATGCCGCCGCCCGCCGTCCCCCGCCCCACCCCCGGCCGCGGCACCACCCTCAACCCGGCCAACCGCTTCGAACGCCTCACCGTCGAGCCGGATCCCGACTACGCCGAGTACGATGAACACGGTGTGCCCGTCGAGCGCCCGCACCCGCGCACCCAGTTCTACGTCGACGCCTCCGAGTCCATCCTCGTGCGCCACGACAGCCCCGACCTCGGCCCCGGCTGGGGCCTCAACCCCTACCGCGGCTGCGAACACGGCTGCGCCTACTGCTTCGCCCGCCCCTTCCACGACTACCTCGGGTGGAACAGCGGCGTGGACTTCGAAACCAAGATCCTCGTCAAACCCCGCGCCCCCGACCTGCTCCGCGCCGCGCTCAGCGCCCGCTCCTGGCACCCGGAGCCCATCTCCCTCAGCGGGATCACCGACTGCTACCAGCCCGCCGAACGGAAATTCCAGCTCACCCGCCGCTGCCTCGAGGTAATGACCGAATTTCGCCAACCCGTCGGCATCATCACCAAGAACTTCCTCGTCACGCGTGACATCGACCTGCTCGCCGGGTTGGCCGCCCACGACGGCGCCGCCGTCTATGTCACCCTGACCACCCTCGACGCCGACCTGTCCGGCCGGCTCGAGCCGCGCGCGGCCCGACCCGACCACCGCCTGCGCGCCATCCGGCTGCTGACCGACGCCGGCATTCCCGTCGGCGTCATGGTCGCCCCCGTCATCCCCGGCCTCACGGAACACGAGATCCCGGCCATCCTCGACGCCGTCGCCGCCGCCGGCGCTCGGCGCGCCGCCTACATCCTGCTGCGCCTGCCCCACACGGTGAAGGATGTCTTCCTCGCGTGGCTCGACACGCACGCCCCGGCCAAGAAAGACCGCGTCCTCGCCCGCCTCCGCGATCTGCACGGCGGCCAGCTCTACGACGCCACCTTCGGCACCCGCCTGCGCGGGACGGGAATCTTCGCCGAACAAACCGAACAGCTCTTCACCGTCTCCGCCCGCCGCGCCGGCCTCAACCGCGCCGATTTCAACCTCTCCACCGCCGCCTTCCGCCGCCCCGGCGGCACCCAGCTCGATCTGCTGTAA
- a CDS encoding TonB family protein codes for MNTKSKLALSLSLLVAPLALVAAESTEKAYVESYRNRADGPVPTTVIKPEVSSRFAGKKVVLEFVVDATGKPTDIKSVTPGANAELVSTVSEAVSQWKFSPAIVDGKPVARKVALPVNIVANYDTATRFALN; via the coding sequence ATGAACACGAAATCCAAACTAGCCCTCAGCCTCAGCCTGCTCGTTGCACCCCTCGCCCTCGTGGCGGCGGAATCCACCGAGAAGGCTTATGTCGAGTCCTACCGCAATCGCGCCGACGGTCCGGTGCCCACCACGGTTATCAAACCCGAGGTGAGCTCCCGTTTCGCCGGCAAGAAGGTGGTCCTCGAATTCGTCGTCGATGCGACGGGTAAGCCGACCGACATCAAGTCGGTCACGCCCGGCGCCAACGCCGAACTCGTATCCACGGTCTCCGAAGCCGTTTCGCAGTGGAAATTCTCCCCCGCGATCGTCGACGGCAAGCCCGTGGCCCGTAAGGTCGCGCTGCCGGTGAACATTGTCGCCAACTACGACACTGCCACCCGTTTCGCGCTCAACTAA
- a CDS encoding rhomboid family intramembrane serine protease, producing MGFLNRLERALGRYAIPNISLYLVIGQVFFWSVSFLGFFDLERIALLPWAVAQGEVWRVFSFLLLPPAAHPVFIAFAWYMFYMMGSALEGHWGVFRYNLFLFIGWIMTLGVAFLFPGNYATNVFLAGSVFLAFAFLNPDFEILIFFILPVKIKWLALIAWIGYGFALVTGTWPVRLGVLASISNFLLFFSGEILQRGKTGRRRMEYQAKQAAARENDEPRHTCVVCGKTDRTHPQEDFRYSDDDKCYCAEHRPGAGKPA from the coding sequence ATGGGTTTCCTCAACCGGCTCGAACGGGCCCTCGGCCGCTACGCCATCCCGAATATCTCGCTCTACCTGGTGATCGGGCAGGTGTTTTTCTGGTCGGTTTCATTCCTCGGCTTTTTCGATCTGGAGCGCATCGCCCTCCTGCCCTGGGCGGTGGCGCAGGGCGAGGTGTGGCGGGTGTTTTCGTTCCTGCTGCTGCCCCCGGCCGCGCACCCGGTGTTCATCGCCTTTGCCTGGTACATGTTCTACATGATGGGCTCGGCGCTGGAGGGACACTGGGGGGTGTTTCGTTACAACCTCTTCCTGTTCATCGGGTGGATCATGACGCTGGGCGTGGCGTTTCTTTTTCCCGGGAATTACGCGACCAACGTGTTTCTGGCCGGCAGCGTGTTCCTGGCCTTCGCTTTTCTGAATCCCGACTTTGAGATCCTGATCTTTTTCATCCTGCCGGTGAAGATCAAGTGGCTGGCCCTGATTGCGTGGATCGGCTATGGTTTCGCCCTGGTGACGGGCACGTGGCCGGTGCGATTGGGGGTGCTCGCCTCGATCAGCAACTTCCTGCTCTTTTTCAGCGGGGAGATCCTGCAGCGGGGCAAGACCGGCCGGCGGCGCATGGAGTACCAGGCGAAGCAGGCGGCGGCGCGGGAGAACGACGAGCCCCGCCACACCTGCGTGGTCTGCGGGAAGACGGACCGCACGCACCCGCAGGAGGATTTCCGTTACAGTGACGACGACAAATGCTACTGCGCGGAACACCGGCCCGGGGCGGGCAAACCGGCCTGA
- the prmB gene encoding 50S ribosomal protein L3 N(5)-glutamine methyltransferase, giving the protein MATKPQTLGEWLKWAERAYARHEVALGQVAVSAHDEALYLLLRALELPLESPPTVLKRKLTAEQAERVTEVFRRRLEERVPAAYLTREAFLGEHRFYVDERVIIPRSYFLELLPAIAEMVEGGMARKGARAGVGHPVKRVVDVCTGSGCLAVLLAHQFPEAKVDAIDLSPEALAVAKFNVATHHLAKRVRLHHSDVFDAVPTAKYDLILSNPPYVPTRELRGLPEEFTKEPRLALDGGRDGLDIIRKLLWQARERLQPSGLVVLEVGGLRAAMDKNFPELGLHWLHTEDGEDCVCVIQAGRLLNWPG; this is encoded by the coding sequence ATGGCGACCAAACCCCAGACTCTCGGTGAGTGGCTCAAGTGGGCGGAGCGCGCCTACGCCAGGCACGAGGTCGCCCTCGGGCAGGTCGCGGTCAGCGCGCACGACGAGGCGCTGTACCTGCTGCTGCGCGCGCTGGAGTTGCCGCTGGAGAGCCCGCCCACCGTGTTGAAGCGCAAGCTCACCGCGGAGCAGGCGGAGCGGGTGACCGAGGTCTTCCGTCGCCGGCTGGAGGAGCGCGTGCCGGCCGCCTACCTGACGCGCGAGGCGTTCCTCGGCGAGCATCGGTTCTATGTCGACGAGCGCGTGATCATCCCGCGGTCGTATTTTCTGGAGCTGTTGCCGGCCATTGCGGAGATGGTGGAAGGGGGCATGGCGCGAAAGGGCGCGCGGGCGGGTGTGGGGCACCCGGTCAAACGCGTCGTCGACGTCTGCACCGGCTCGGGCTGCCTGGCGGTGTTGCTGGCCCATCAGTTTCCGGAGGCCAAGGTGGATGCGATCGACCTGTCGCCCGAGGCGCTGGCTGTGGCGAAGTTCAACGTGGCCACCCATCACCTGGCGAAGCGGGTGCGGCTGCACCACTCCGACGTATTTGATGCGGTGCCGACGGCGAAATACGACCTGATCCTCTCGAATCCGCCGTATGTGCCCACGCGCGAGCTACGCGGTCTGCCCGAGGAATTCACGAAGGAGCCGCGTCTGGCGCTGGATGGCGGCCGCGACGGATTGGACATCATCCGCAAGCTGCTGTGGCAGGCGCGGGAGCGGTTGCAGCCATCCGGGCTGGTCGTGCTGGAGGTCGGCGGGTTGCGCGCGGCGATGGACAAGAATTTTCCTGAACTCGGCCTGCACTGGCTGCACACGGAGGACGGCGAGGACTGCGTGTGCGTGATCCAAGCCGGCCGGTTGCTGAATTGGCCGGGTTAA